From the Corythoichthys intestinalis isolate RoL2023-P3 chromosome 13, ASM3026506v1, whole genome shotgun sequence genome, one window contains:
- the LOC130928070 gene encoding zinc finger protein OZF-like — MRARTTPAAKFEAELCGAKDLRHQRSTSCKIQAKVVPCTLPDLYVSQANCPEHQESACIKDEEEESRPIQGFSKYLGPDAQQLKREVQLPIKKEEVELTYVKEEGDITMLTGESLKNEDCPTEASRGVEPPGGNSSTEGSQAHIFIAQSDKNGATSHSPYKDDGQKKSHRDDKLCKYSQCGKTFINNYSCRMHMMSQTGENPLLCSVCGQKLSQKCHLDGHTRTHTGEKPFSCTVCGQGFTQHYYFKRHTRTHTGEKPFSCSVCGQGFTQLHHLTVHTRTHTGEKPFSCSICGQGFNRKQNLKIHRRTHTGEKPFSCSVCGKRFTQKSTLNAHTRTHTGEKPFSCSVCGKGFTQKSALKVHIRTHTGEKPFSCLVCGHSFTEKKNLQTHTRTHTGEKPFSCSVCGHSFNEKKNLKTHTRTHTGEKPFSCSVCGKRFTQKIALNIHTSTHTRKTPFSCSNCGKEFSYKSALKVHTRTHTGEKPFSCSVSD, encoded by the exons ATGCGCGCAAGAACGACGCCAGCCGCAAAGTTCGAGGCGGAACTTTGTGGCGCAAAAGATCTGCGACATCAACGCTCGACTTCTTGCAAAATTCAAGCAAAAGTTGTGCCTTGCACACTACCAG atCTATATGTCAGCCAAGCCAATTGTCCTGAGCACCAAGAGTCTGCATGCATCAAGGACGAGGAGGAAGAGTCCAGACCTATTCAAG gtttcagcAAATATCTTGGTCCTGATGCTCAACAGCTAAAGCGAGAAGTacaacttccaatcaaaaaggaggaggtagAGCTGACATACGTTAAAGAGGAGGGCGATATCACCATGTTGACTGGTGAGTCCTTGAAAAACGAGGATTGTCCAACTGAGGCCAGCAGAGGGGTGGAGCCTCCAGGCGGCAACAGCTCAACAGAAGGATCGCAAGCACACATTTTCATCGCACAATCAGATAAAAATGGCGCCACATCACACTCACCTTACAAAGATGATGGTCAGAAGAAATCTCACCGTGACGACAAACTCTGCAAATActctcagtgtgggaaaacctttATTAATAACTATAGTTGTCGTATGCATATGATGAGCCAAACTGGTGAAAATCCTCTtctctgctcagtttgtggtcaaaaattATCTCAGAAGTGCCACTTAGAcggacacacaagaacccacactggtgaaaaacctttttcctgcacagtttgtggtcaaggattcacgcAACATTACTACTTCAaacgacacacaagaacccacactggtgaaaaacctttttcctgctcagtttgtggtcaagggttCACTCAACTTCACCACTTGacagtacacacaagaacccacactggtgaaaaacctttttcctgctcaatttgtggtcAAGGTTTCAATAGAAAGCAAAACTTGAAAATACAcagaagaacccacactggtgaaaaacctttttcctgctcagtttgtggaaaaagattcactcagaagagcACCTTAAACgcccacacaagaacccacactggtgaaaaacctttttcctgctcagtttgtggaaaaggattcactcagaagagtgccttaaaagtacacataagaacccacactggtgaaaaacctttttcctgcttagtTTGTGGTCACAGTTTCACTGAAAAGAAAAacttacaaacacacacaagaacccacactggtgaaaaacctttttcctgctcagtttgtggtcacagtttcaatgaaaagaaaaacttaaaaacacacacaagaacccacactggtgaaaaacctttttcctgctcagtttgtggaaaaagattcactcagaagatCGCCTTAAACATACACACAAGTACCCACACTCGCAAAacccctttttcctgctcaaatTGTGGTAAAGAATTCAGTTATAAGAGTGccttaaaagtacacacaagaacccacactggcgaaaaacctttttcctgctcagttagtGATTAA